From the genome of Brevibacterium sp. JSBI002, one region includes:
- a CDS encoding class I adenylate-forming enzyme family protein: MKLGTMLDTTVLRNPDKEALVYEDQRFTYAQLRHRALKAAQVLSDNGIRPGDAVGIMTVNVPGFVFAAFGAWYLGATVVPVNHKFQPPEVKYTIEHSGAKLGIVSTELAEVARAGAPDITWLETEPSAPGSFDVELDAATEAEPGDFTDEQVAQVLYTSGTTSSPKGCVHSHRNIFQVGTLINLNMDYRDDDRYLICMPIWHSAPLNIALIPTIQMGGTVVLQRAYHPVDSMQIIATEEITTFFGPTVAYVAPIMTAKKLGFDFGDYDFSSIRRWNYGGAPIDRATAAMLIDAYGTNQFYNLFGMSEMGPTGCLLGPEDQLRKAGSIGRHAMVGNAMRVVTADGAEAGPGETGEIWFAGDTRMREYLGNPQATEAAFEGEWYKTGDLARIDEDGYLYIVDRSKDVIIVGGENVFSLEVEEAIIAHERVADVAVVAKPDPQWGEQVVAFITTTDGMDFGVDELRDHLADKLARYKLPREVFVIDELPRNPSGKLLKHKLRSEVAAD, translated from the coding sequence CAGCGACAACGGAATCCGGCCCGGCGACGCCGTGGGCATCATGACGGTGAATGTCCCGGGGTTCGTCTTCGCAGCTTTCGGCGCGTGGTACCTCGGCGCGACCGTCGTACCGGTCAATCACAAGTTCCAGCCCCCAGAGGTCAAGTACACGATCGAGCATTCGGGAGCGAAGCTCGGCATCGTCAGCACCGAGCTCGCCGAAGTCGCGCGGGCCGGGGCACCGGACATCACCTGGTTGGAGACAGAACCCAGCGCCCCGGGCAGCTTCGATGTCGAGCTCGATGCCGCAACCGAGGCCGAGCCCGGCGACTTCACCGATGAGCAGGTCGCGCAGGTCCTCTACACCTCCGGCACGACGAGCTCACCGAAGGGATGCGTGCATTCGCACCGCAATATCTTCCAAGTCGGCACTCTCATCAACCTCAACATGGATTACCGCGACGACGACCGCTACCTCATCTGCATGCCGATCTGGCATTCGGCGCCGCTGAACATCGCACTCATCCCCACCATCCAGATGGGCGGCACCGTCGTCCTCCAGCGGGCTTACCACCCGGTGGACTCGATGCAGATCATCGCCACGGAGGAGATCACGACGTTCTTCGGACCCACTGTCGCCTATGTCGCGCCGATCATGACTGCGAAGAAGCTCGGCTTCGACTTCGGTGATTACGACTTCTCCTCCATTCGCCGGTGGAACTACGGCGGTGCCCCGATCGACCGGGCGACGGCAGCAATGCTCATCGACGCCTACGGGACCAACCAGTTCTACAACCTCTTCGGTATGTCCGAGATGGGTCCGACCGGATGCCTTCTCGGGCCCGAGGATCAGCTGCGCAAGGCGGGTTCCATCGGTCGGCACGCGATGGTCGGCAACGCGATGCGAGTCGTCACGGCCGACGGCGCTGAGGCGGGTCCCGGCGAGACCGGCGAGATCTGGTTCGCCGGTGACACCAGGATGCGCGAATATCTCGGCAATCCCCAAGCCACCGAGGCGGCCTTCGAGGGAGAGTGGTACAAGACCGGTGATCTCGCCCGGATTGATGAGGACGGGTATCTCTATATCGTCGACCGTTCGAAGGACGTCATCATCGTCGGCGGCGAGAACGTGTTTTCCCTCGAGGTCGAGGAGGCCATCATCGCCCACGAGCGGGTCGCCGATGTCGCGGTGGTGGCGAAGCCGGATCCGCAGTGGGGCGAGCAGGTCGTCGCCTTCATCACGACCACCGATGGTATGGACTTCGGCGTCGACGAGCTGCGCGACCACCTGGCCGACAAGCTCGCCCGATACAAACTGCCGCGCGAAGTCTTTGTCATTGACGAGCTGCCGCGCAACCCGTCGGGCAAGCTGCTCAAGCACAAACTGCGCAGCGAGGTGGCTGCCGACTGA